In Sphingobacterium sp. lm-10, one DNA window encodes the following:
- a CDS encoding F0F1 ATP synthase subunit B: protein MEALINQFSYGLFFWQLIILLIVIFILGKFAWKPIINALEERENGIADALASAEKAKLEMARLTNENEQLLKEAREERDLILKEAKELKDKIVAEAKLHAQTEGARLIEDAKREIDEQKLRALAEVKSEVSSLSLDIARKVLTKEFADQSKQESLVADLLKDVKLS, encoded by the coding sequence ATGGAAGCACTTATTAATCAGTTTTCGTACGGCTTGTTCTTTTGGCAATTGATCATCCTGCTTATTGTCATCTTTATTTTGGGCAAATTTGCGTGGAAACCTATTATCAATGCCCTAGAAGAGCGTGAGAATGGTATTGCCGATGCATTGGCTTCTGCCGAAAAGGCAAAGTTGGAAATGGCTCGTCTTACTAATGAGAACGAACAATTGCTGAAAGAAGCGCGTGAAGAGCGTGACTTAATTTTAAAAGAAGCAAAAGAATTGAAAGATAAGATCGTTGCCGAGGCCAAATTACATGCACAAACAGAAGGTGCTCGTCTTATTGAGGATGCTAAGCGGGAGATCGACGAACAAAAACTACGTGCACTGGCGGAAGTTAAATCTGAGGTTTCTTCTCTATCTTTGGATATTGCTCGGAAGGTGTTGACTAAAGAATTTGCAGATCAATCCAAGCAGGAGTCCTTAGTAGCAGACCTGCTAAAAGATGTTAAGTTAAGCTAG
- the atpH gene encoding ATP synthase F1 subunit delta, with translation MSVFTVASRYAKSLIDLSKEQGNLDAVKNDMEQFIAIVKESSELAAVLKNPIIKQDKKRSILSALFDGKVEPSVMSFFHMLVAKGRAGILNDVAIEFLREYRVEKGIVQATVTSAVPLSEENLSLLKTQIASEIKAKEVVLNNKVDKALIGGFVIKVGDRQVDVSIAGRLNKLEKHFAANVI, from the coding sequence ATGTCAGTATTTACGGTTGCTTCACGTTATGCCAAATCATTAATCGACCTCTCGAAAGAGCAAGGTAATTTGGATGCAGTGAAGAACGATATGGAGCAGTTTATTGCGATTGTAAAAGAGAGCTCTGAATTAGCCGCTGTTCTAAAGAATCCGATTATCAAACAAGATAAAAAAAGAAGTATTTTGTCTGCCTTGTTTGATGGAAAGGTAGAGCCGTCGGTGATGAGTTTCTTCCATATGCTGGTAGCAAAAGGTCGTGCGGGTATTTTGAACGACGTGGCGATCGAATTTCTTCGTGAATACCGCGTTGAGAAAGGAATTGTACAGGCTACAGTAACCTCTGCAGTACCTTTATCGGAAGAAAACCTTTCGCTTTTGAAGACACAGATTGCCAGTGAGATCAAAGCGAAAGAAGTGGTGCTTAACAACAAAGTTGATAAAGCCTTAATTGGCGGATTTGTCATCAAAGTTGGAGACCGTCAGGTAGATGTGAGCATTGCCGGCAGATTAAATAAATTGGAGAAACACTTTGCTGCAAACGTTATCTAG
- the atpA gene encoding F0F1 ATP synthase subunit alpha — protein MIEVRPDEVSAILREQLSGFKSDAELEEVGTVLQVGDGIARIYGLTKVQSGELVEFENGLQGIVLNLEEDNVGVVILGSSDEIKEGDTIKRTNRIASIKVGEGLLGRVVNTLGQPIDGKGAIVGETYEMPIERKAPGVIYRQPVTEPLQTGIKAIDAMIPVGRGQRELVIGDRQTGKTAVCIDTIINQKEFYEAGEPVFCIYVAVGQKNSTVANIVRTLEENGAMAYTVVIAASAADPAPMQFYAPMAGAAIGEFFRDTGRPALIVYDDLSKQAVAYREVSLLLKRPPGREAYPGDVFYLHSRLLERAAKINANDEIAASMNDLPESIKHLVKGGGSLTALPIIETQAGDVSAYIPTNVISITDGQIFLESNLFNAGIRPAINVGISVSRVGGNAQIKSMKKVAGTLKLDQAQYRELEAFSKFGSDLDAATKAVLDKGSRNVEILKQGQFSPVAVEKQVAIIYIGTKGLLRSIPVKEVRQFEEEYVTQLEQRHPEVLAALKAGKFSEEQTSVLEKVAKELASKY, from the coding sequence ATGATAGAGGTAAGACCAGATGAGGTTTCGGCAATTCTTAGGGAGCAATTGTCAGGCTTTAAATCAGACGCGGAACTCGAGGAAGTAGGTACCGTATTGCAAGTCGGTGACGGTATCGCTCGCATCTATGGATTGACGAAAGTACAGTCCGGTGAATTGGTTGAATTTGAAAATGGATTGCAAGGTATCGTTTTGAACTTGGAAGAAGACAACGTGGGTGTTGTAATCTTGGGTTCATCGGATGAGATCAAAGAAGGTGATACCATCAAACGTACCAACCGTATCGCATCTATCAAGGTAGGTGAAGGATTATTGGGTCGTGTGGTGAATACATTAGGTCAGCCTATCGACGGTAAAGGAGCTATTGTAGGCGAAACGTATGAAATGCCAATCGAGCGTAAAGCGCCAGGCGTTATCTACCGTCAGCCGGTAACAGAGCCTTTGCAAACTGGTATCAAAGCAATTGATGCGATGATCCCGGTTGGACGTGGCCAGCGGGAGTTGGTTATCGGTGACCGCCAGACAGGTAAAACTGCGGTGTGTATCGATACCATCATCAACCAAAAAGAATTCTACGAAGCTGGCGAGCCAGTATTTTGTATATATGTAGCTGTTGGACAGAAGAACTCTACTGTAGCGAACATCGTTCGTACGTTAGAGGAAAATGGTGCTATGGCTTATACCGTAGTAATCGCGGCGTCAGCGGCAGATCCTGCGCCGATGCAGTTCTATGCACCAATGGCTGGAGCTGCTATCGGAGAGTTTTTCCGTGATACAGGTCGCCCTGCATTGATCGTTTATGATGATTTGTCTAAGCAAGCTGTAGCATACCGTGAGGTTTCTCTATTGTTGAAACGTCCTCCTGGACGTGAGGCGTACCCAGGTGATGTATTTTACCTTCACTCCCGTTTATTGGAGCGTGCAGCGAAGATCAATGCCAATGACGAGATCGCGGCTTCTATGAATGATTTGCCAGAATCTATCAAGCATTTGGTAAAAGGTGGTGGTTCATTAACGGCGTTGCCAATCATTGAAACACAAGCTGGAGACGTATCAGCATACATTCCTACCAACGTAATTTCCATTACCGATGGTCAGATTTTCTTGGAGTCTAACTTGTTCAACGCAGGTATTCGTCCGGCGATCAACGTAGGTATTTCGGTATCTCGTGTAGGTGGTAATGCGCAGATCAAATCCATGAAAAAAGTTGCAGGTACGTTGAAGTTGGATCAAGCGCAGTACCGCGAGCTAGAGGCGTTCTCTAAATTCGGTTCAGATCTAGATGCGGCTACAAAAGCAGTATTAGATAAAGGATCTCGTAACGTAGAGATTTTGAAGCAAGGCCAGTTCTCTCCAGTTGCGGTAGAGAAACAAGTCGCGATTATCTACATCGGTACCAAAGGTTTGTTGCGCAGTATTCCTGTCAAAGAAGTTCGTCAGTTTGAAGAAGAATATGTTACTCAGTTAGAGCAACGTCATCCAGAAGTGTTGGCCGCTCTGAAAGCAGGAAAATTCTCTGAAGAACAAACAAGCGTATTAGAAAAAGTAGCTAAAGAATTAGCGTCTAAATATTAA
- the atpG gene encoding ATP synthase F1 subunit gamma: MANLKEVRNRITSVSSTQQITKAMKMVSAAKLKRATNAIIQLRPYANKLKEILTQVSASMEGNDSPYTEDRIPTKVMIIVITSNRGLAGAFNANAIKTANNLIAAKYADQFARGDVSIIAIGKKGHEFFGKRNFSLLGNHNELFNNLSFENVSEVTDMVMKEFKAGNVDRVEVVYNQFRNAAVQILTSEQLLPLVAEKADESKVEEIDYIIEPSKEKIIEELIPKTIKTQLYKAVLDSHASEHGARMTAMDKATDNAGDLIKQLKLSYNQARQAAITTELTEIVSGAAALSN, from the coding sequence ATGGCGAATTTAAAAGAAGTTAGAAACCGAATTACTTCGGTGAGCTCCACACAGCAGATTACCAAAGCCATGAAAATGGTTTCGGCAGCGAAGTTGAAAAGAGCAACCAATGCTATTATACAGTTACGCCCTTATGCTAATAAGCTGAAAGAGATCTTGACACAGGTATCTGCATCTATGGAGGGCAATGATTCTCCTTACACGGAAGATCGTATTCCTACCAAGGTAATGATTATTGTGATCACCTCTAACAGAGGTCTTGCAGGTGCTTTTAATGCTAACGCCATCAAAACGGCCAACAACCTGATCGCAGCAAAATATGCCGATCAATTTGCCCGTGGTGACGTCAGTATTATTGCGATTGGTAAAAAAGGCCACGAATTCTTTGGTAAACGTAACTTCAGTCTGTTAGGTAACCACAACGAACTTTTCAACAATTTGAGTTTTGAAAATGTATCTGAAGTGACTGATATGGTCATGAAGGAATTCAAAGCTGGAAATGTGGATCGCGTAGAGGTTGTTTATAATCAGTTTCGCAATGCCGCTGTACAGATTCTTACCTCAGAGCAATTGCTTCCTTTGGTAGCAGAGAAAGCAGATGAATCCAAGGTAGAGGAGATCGATTATATTATAGAACCTTCTAAGGAAAAAATTATTGAGGAATTAATTCCTAAGACCATCAAGACACAGTTGTACAAAGCCGTATTGGATTCTCATGCCTCTGAGCATGGTGCCCGTATGACAGCGATGGATAAAGCAACAGACAATGCCGGTGATTTGATCAAGCAGTTGAAGTTGTCTTACAACCAAGCACGTCAGGCAGCCATTACGACAGAATTGACCGAGATCGTATCCGGTGCAGCAGCGTTGTCAAACTAG
- a CDS encoding PDZ domain-containing protein has product MSEQTKQAISYTLSFTEAQAHYVEVTLLLHGFSAEFIDLKMPVWTPGSYLIREFARHVESFTAQQNNGELVKQEKISKNTWRVYNKSKDAVVRYRVYGFETSVRTNFIDDTHAFISPAGTFMYVDGHLALPCTVHVDLPPDWSTITTGLPEIAHHTYEAENFDILFDSPIEIGNQDVWSFEAAGIPHEFAMVGGGNYNKDQLSEDIQKIVAEETRIWGSNPNDRYVFITHNYQQGGGGLEHLNSTVLGASRNAYTQATSYNNFLSLVAHEYFHLWHVKRLRPAPLGPFDYEQESYTALLWIMEGFTSYYDNLITYRCQFRDETDYLQMLAQEFNLVYNRPGYELQSVGQSSFDTWIKQYRPDENSANTSISYYNKGAMLAVAMDFKIIAETNGKRRLDDVLKAAYNQFYLKEQRGFEELEFQKLAEDVSGVDLSEIFAAVYTTEELDYNSYFNRVGYELIDQLAESKTLSLGIRTVNNDTRIYIKGVDRNSTAWKAGLNVNDEILGINGVRMDPAGKELEMVIQQCTFGQTVDILIARDGIIRTISTPLGYSDKKSLVVQRREDATTEEKALGEIWLKRN; this is encoded by the coding sequence ATGAGCGAACAGACTAAACAAGCCATCTCCTATACCCTATCATTTACAGAAGCACAGGCACATTATGTGGAAGTAACCCTCTTACTACACGGCTTTAGCGCTGAATTTATCGATTTAAAGATGCCAGTTTGGACACCGGGGTCTTATCTTATAAGAGAGTTTGCACGTCATGTCGAATCTTTTACTGCGCAGCAGAATAATGGAGAATTGGTAAAGCAGGAGAAAATTAGCAAAAATACCTGGAGGGTTTACAATAAAAGTAAAGACGCTGTTGTGCGTTATCGCGTGTATGGTTTTGAAACATCAGTACGCACCAACTTCATCGATGATACACATGCTTTCATAAGCCCTGCAGGCACATTTATGTATGTCGATGGCCACTTGGCTCTTCCTTGCACCGTGCATGTTGATTTGCCACCCGATTGGTCTACAATCACGACCGGATTACCAGAAATAGCACATCATACCTATGAAGCGGAGAACTTCGACATTTTATTTGATTCTCCTATCGAGATCGGTAATCAAGATGTCTGGTCTTTTGAAGCAGCTGGCATACCGCATGAATTTGCGATGGTAGGTGGCGGAAATTATAACAAAGATCAACTCTCTGAAGATATTCAAAAAATCGTAGCAGAAGAAACACGTATCTGGGGATCAAACCCCAATGATCGGTATGTGTTTATAACGCACAACTATCAGCAAGGTGGCGGTGGCCTAGAACACCTCAACTCTACCGTACTTGGTGCTAGCCGAAATGCGTATACGCAGGCGACTTCATACAACAACTTTTTGAGTTTGGTAGCACATGAATATTTTCATTTGTGGCACGTCAAAAGATTGAGACCAGCGCCGCTCGGACCATTTGACTATGAGCAGGAAAGTTATACGGCCTTATTATGGATCATGGAGGGCTTCACCTCTTATTACGATAACCTGATTACGTACCGTTGTCAGTTTCGCGATGAGACTGATTACCTGCAAATGCTGGCACAAGAATTTAATCTGGTATACAACCGACCCGGATATGAACTACAATCAGTAGGTCAATCGAGCTTCGACACTTGGATCAAACAGTATCGTCCAGATGAAAACTCGGCGAATACCAGCATTTCATACTACAATAAAGGTGCTATGTTGGCTGTGGCGATGGACTTTAAAATTATTGCGGAGACCAATGGTAAAAGACGTTTGGATGATGTCTTGAAAGCTGCTTACAATCAATTTTACTTGAAAGAGCAGCGTGGCTTTGAGGAACTAGAATTTCAAAAACTCGCTGAAGATGTATCTGGAGTGGATCTATCAGAAATCTTTGCAGCAGTTTATACCACGGAAGAGCTTGATTACAACAGCTATTTCAACCGGGTGGGTTACGAACTAATCGATCAATTAGCCGAAAGCAAAACGCTTAGTTTGGGTATTCGCACTGTAAATAATGACACCAGAATATATATTAAAGGCGTCGATCGGAATTCTACTGCTTGGAAGGCTGGTTTGAATGTAAACGACGAAATATTAGGCATTAATGGTGTTCGCATGGATCCTGCGGGCAAAGAACTTGAAATGGTGATACAGCAATGCACATTCGGACAGACTGTAGACATTTTAATTGCACGTGATGGTATTATTCGCACCATTAGCACGCCGCTTGGCTACAGCGATAAAAAATCTCTTGTTGTACAGCGTCGGGAAGACGCTACCACGGAAGAAAAAGCATTAGGAGAAATTTGGTTGAAGCGTAACTAA
- a CDS encoding dihydrofolate reductase, producing MNTIKITLIAAASENNVIGKDNKMAWHLPDDFRYFKNTTKEHSVVMGRKTFDSMGKALSDRRNIVITRDQKWSAPEVDVANSLEEVFTYCRDEQEIFIIGGAEIYKQALPYAHKILLTRVHTTIEGDAYFPEFDESTWKLMDSTLHVSDEKHAFPFTFQVYERIEA from the coding sequence ATGAACACGATTAAGATCACACTTATAGCAGCCGCATCCGAAAACAATGTTATTGGTAAGGACAATAAAATGGCTTGGCACTTGCCGGATGATTTCCGTTATTTTAAAAATACCACAAAAGAGCATTCAGTAGTAATGGGTCGCAAGACTTTTGATTCGATGGGAAAAGCACTTTCGGATCGTCGAAACATCGTGATTACCCGCGATCAGAAATGGTCTGCTCCAGAGGTGGATGTAGCGAATTCGCTGGAAGAAGTATTCACCTACTGCCGGGATGAGCAGGAGATTTTTATTATCGGAGGAGCCGAAATATATAAACAGGCACTTCCTTATGCCCATAAAATCTTGTTGACCCGCGTACACACCACAATAGAAGGCGACGCTTATTTTCCAGAATTCGACGAGTCGACATGGAAACTGATGGATTCTACGCTGCATGTAAGCGATGAAAAACATGCCTTTCCGTTTACCTTCCAAGTGTACGAGCGCATAGAAGCGTAA
- a CDS encoding thymidylate synthase: MKQYLDLLDHVYRTGAEKTDRTGTGTRSVFGYQMRFDLKAGFPLVTTKKLHMRSIIHELIWFLKGDTNIHYLKENGVSIWDEWADADGNLGPVYGSQWRSWPTPDGTHIDQIAQVIDQLKKTPDSRRIIVSAWNVAEIGNMALPPCHAFFQFYVAPAQPEKGIHKPQLSCQLYQRSADIFLGVPFNIASYALLTMMVARVCDMEASEFIHTLGDAHIYSNHFEQTELQLSRDPKPLPTMKINPEVKDIFDFKFEDFELQDYSFHPHIKAPVAV, from the coding sequence ATGAAGCAATATCTGGATCTATTGGATCATGTATACCGCACCGGCGCAGAAAAGACAGATCGTACCGGCACAGGTACCCGTAGCGTATTTGGTTATCAAATGCGGTTCGATTTGAAAGCTGGCTTTCCGTTAGTAACGACCAAAAAGCTACATATGCGATCCATTATCCACGAGCTAATCTGGTTTCTAAAAGGCGATACAAACATCCATTATCTGAAGGAGAATGGTGTAAGTATTTGGGATGAATGGGCGGATGCTGACGGCAATCTTGGCCCTGTATATGGATCTCAATGGCGCTCTTGGCCCACGCCTGATGGTACGCATATCGATCAGATCGCTCAGGTGATTGATCAGCTAAAAAAAACACCTGATTCCAGAAGGATCATTGTATCTGCTTGGAACGTGGCTGAGATCGGTAATATGGCGCTTCCGCCCTGCCATGCTTTCTTTCAATTTTATGTTGCACCGGCACAGCCGGAAAAGGGTATCCATAAGCCTCAGCTATCTTGCCAGCTGTACCAACGCAGTGCTGACATCTTCTTAGGCGTACCCTTTAATATTGCCTCATACGCTTTGCTCACTATGATGGTGGCACGGGTATGTGATATGGAAGCATCAGAATTTATCCACACGCTGGGTGATGCGCACATTTACAGCAATCACTTTGAACAAACGGAATTACAGCTTTCCAGAGATCCAAAGCCGTTGCCAACCATGAAGATCAATCCAGAGGTGAAAGACATTTTTGATTTCAAATTTGAAGATTTCGAGTTACAAGACTATAGCTTTCATCCACATATTAAAGCGCCAGTTGCTGTTTAA